From Lycium ferocissimum isolate CSIRO_LF1 chromosome 12, AGI_CSIRO_Lferr_CH_V1, whole genome shotgun sequence, one genomic window encodes:
- the LOC132040467 gene encoding uncharacterized protein LOC132040467 isoform X1, translated as MENTKSFTLKHGRKNSWFDCHRQFLPMDHEFRSMKNAFRKNTIEQNYPPPRLSGEEIWERVENFPKVTEEPPYKFDGYGVAHNWTKQSIFWELPYWKDNLLRHNLDVMHIEKNYFDNLFNTVMDVKGKTKDNPKARLDLQEYCRRRELWLQDKRNGVFKPKASYSFTMDQKRKICEWVENLKMPDGYASNLEKRVDMAQGRLHGMKSHDCHVFMETLLPIAFSGLPTRTWKPMIQISLFFKDLCSSTLRVDNLDRMHQNIPVITSKLEKILPPGFFDVMEHLPIHLAEEARLGGPVHCRWMYLFERTIGKSKRGIKQKHRVEGSICEAYLAKETAHFCSYYFGDDVPCLRNRPNRHYEGGENDALAKPISIFNRPGLGSKKRTREFNDMESKSASLHVLLNCPEVQRYYE; from the exons ATGGAGAATACTAAATCGttcactttaaaacatggcagaaaaaattcatggtttgattgtCACCGTCAGTTCTTGCCAATGGATCATGAGTTTAGGAGTATGAAAAATGCATTTAGGAAGAACACAATTGAACAAAACTATCCACCTCCAAGACTTTCAGGAGAGGAAATTTGGGAGAGGGTTGAGAACTTTCCAAAAGTTACTGAAGAACCACCGTACAAGTTCGATGGGTATGGGGTTGCACATAACTGGACCAAACAGAGCATATTTTGGGAGTTACCATATTGGAAGGATAATCTTCTCCGGCATAATCTTGATGTCATGcacattgaaaaaaattactttgacaATTTGTTCAACACAGTGATGGATGTCAAGGGCAAGACAAAAGATAATCCAAAGGCTAGATTGGACTTACAGGAATATTGTAGGCGTAGAGAGTTATGGTTGCAGGACAAACGGAACGGGGTCTTCAAGCCTAAGGCTAGTTATTCATTCACAATGGATCAGAAGAGAAAGATTTGTGAATGGGTTGAGAACTTGAAGATGCCTGATGGGTATGcatcaaatttggaaaaacgtGTTGATATGGCGCAAGGAAGGTTACATGGGATGAAAAGCCATGATTGTCATGTGTTCATGGAAACTTTACTCCCCATTGCATTTAGTGGTTTGCCTACCCGAACCTGGAAGCCTATGATACAAATTAGTTTGTTCTTCAAAGACTTATGTTCCAGCACGTTGAGGGTAGACAACTTGGATCGGATGCATCAGAATATTCCTGTAATAACAAGTAAGTTGGAGAAAATTCTTCCACCGGGGTTCTTCGATGTGATGGAACATCTTCCAATTCACCTTGCGGAGGAAGCCCGACTCGGAGGCCCAGTTCATTGTCGTTGGATGTATCTCTTCGAGAG AACAATTGGCAAGTCTAAACGGGGTATCAAGCAGAAACATAGAGTTGAAGGCTCAATTTGCGAAGCCTATCTTGCTAAGGAAACAGCTCATTTCTGTTCTTACTACTTTGGGGATGATGTGCCATGCTTGCGAAACAGACCCAATCGACATTATGAAGGAGGTGAGAATGATGCTTTAGCGAAGCCGATATCAATCTTCAATCGACCTGGTTTAGGTT
- the LOC132040467 gene encoding uncharacterized protein LOC132040467 isoform X2, with amino-acid sequence MENTKSFTLKHGRKNSWFDCHRQFLPMDHEFRSMKNAFRKNTIEQNYPPPRLSGEEIWERVENFPKVTEEPPYKFDGYGVAHNWTKQSIFWELPYWKDNLLRHNLDVMHIEKNYFDNLFNTVMDVKGKTKDNPKARLDLQEYCRRRELWLQDKRNGVFKPKASYSFTMDQKRKICEWVENLKMPDGYASNLEKRVDMAQGRLHGMKSHDCHVFMETLLPIAFSGLPTRTWKPMIQISLFFKDLCSSTLRVDNLDRMHQNIPVITSKLEKILPPGFFDVMEHLPIHLAEEARLGGPVHCRWMYLFERTIGKSKRGIKQKHRVEGSICEAYLAKETAHFCSYYFGDDVPCLRNRPNRHYEGGSGLITNKGFKGSFGEAAVSAKVFISSCV; translated from the exons ATGGAGAATACTAAATCGttcactttaaaacatggcagaaaaaattcatggtttgattgtCACCGTCAGTTCTTGCCAATGGATCATGAGTTTAGGAGTATGAAAAATGCATTTAGGAAGAACACAATTGAACAAAACTATCCACCTCCAAGACTTTCAGGAGAGGAAATTTGGGAGAGGGTTGAGAACTTTCCAAAAGTTACTGAAGAACCACCGTACAAGTTCGATGGGTATGGGGTTGCACATAACTGGACCAAACAGAGCATATTTTGGGAGTTACCATATTGGAAGGATAATCTTCTCCGGCATAATCTTGATGTCATGcacattgaaaaaaattactttgacaATTTGTTCAACACAGTGATGGATGTCAAGGGCAAGACAAAAGATAATCCAAAGGCTAGATTGGACTTACAGGAATATTGTAGGCGTAGAGAGTTATGGTTGCAGGACAAACGGAACGGGGTCTTCAAGCCTAAGGCTAGTTATTCATTCACAATGGATCAGAAGAGAAAGATTTGTGAATGGGTTGAGAACTTGAAGATGCCTGATGGGTATGcatcaaatttggaaaaacgtGTTGATATGGCGCAAGGAAGGTTACATGGGATGAAAAGCCATGATTGTCATGTGTTCATGGAAACTTTACTCCCCATTGCATTTAGTGGTTTGCCTACCCGAACCTGGAAGCCTATGATACAAATTAGTTTGTTCTTCAAAGACTTATGTTCCAGCACGTTGAGGGTAGACAACTTGGATCGGATGCATCAGAATATTCCTGTAATAACAAGTAAGTTGGAGAAAATTCTTCCACCGGGGTTCTTCGATGTGATGGAACATCTTCCAATTCACCTTGCGGAGGAAGCCCGACTCGGAGGCCCAGTTCATTGTCGTTGGATGTATCTCTTCGAGAG AACAATTGGCAAGTCTAAACGGGGTATCAAGCAGAAACATAGAGTTGAAGGCTCAATTTGCGAAGCCTATCTTGCTAAGGAAACAGCTCATTTCTGTTCTTACTACTTTGGGGATGATGTGCCATGCTTGCGAAACAGACCCAATCGACATTATGAAGGAG